The proteins below are encoded in one region of Aequorivita iocasae:
- a CDS encoding PorP/SprF family type IX secretion system membrane protein, whose protein sequence is MKKHIYILIVLMAVLLFQDTHAQQDPQYTQYMYNMNVVNPAYAGSKESLSLTALYRNQWSGMDENPVTFTFSAHSPISEKIGLGLSAIKDELGPVSETNVYADFSYTLQLGSTVKLALGLKAGATFHEVGLSSLELQDPNDPFFSEDINNTYPNIGAGAFLYGEKFYLGFSVPNMLKSVHLDENGIKYGSETNHYFATAGYVFQVSENFKLKPSVMVKSAFDAPVSYDGNLNALFYDRFELGASYRLDDSFSGLVGFQINPNIRIGYAYDHVTSDLKTVGPASHEVVLTFDLFFKPRVLRSPRFF, encoded by the coding sequence ATGGCAGTGTTACTCTTTCAGGATACACACGCACAGCAAGACCCTCAGTACACCCAATACATGTACAATATGAACGTGGTAAACCCTGCCTATGCGGGGTCAAAGGAGAGCCTTTCGCTCACCGCGCTTTACCGAAACCAATGGTCGGGAATGGACGAAAACCCCGTTACTTTTACCTTTTCGGCACATTCGCCAATAAGTGAGAAAATAGGTCTCGGCCTTTCGGCAATAAAAGATGAATTGGGGCCAGTAAGTGAAACCAACGTGTACGCAGACTTCTCCTATACTTTGCAATTAGGCAGTACCGTTAAACTTGCTTTGGGTCTAAAAGCCGGAGCTACATTTCACGAGGTTGGCCTAAGCAGTCTGGAACTTCAGGATCCAAACGATCCTTTCTTCTCAGAAGACATAAACAATACCTACCCAAACATTGGTGCGGGTGCTTTCCTGTATGGTGAAAAGTTTTACTTAGGGTTCTCTGTTCCAAATATGCTGAAATCGGTTCACCTAGACGAAAACGGAATCAAGTATGGTTCTGAGACAAACCACTATTTCGCAACCGCAGGATACGTGTTCCAAGTTTCAGAAAACTTTAAACTGAAGCCTTCCGTAATGGTGAAATCTGCTTTTGACGCTCCCGTATCTTATGATGGAAACCTGAATGCGCTATTTTATGACAGATTTGAACTTGGTGCATCTTACAGATTGGACGATTCCTTTAGCGGTTTGGTTGGGTTCCAAATTAACCCGAACATCCGCATAGGCTATGCTTATGACCACGTAACATCAGACCTGAAAACAGTTGGCCCAGCTTCACACGAAGTGGTGCTCACCTTTGACCTGTTCTTTAAGCCACGTGTTTTACGTTCACCAAGATTCTTCTAA
- a CDS encoding OmpA family protein: MNKIYTILLLIAVSSTMAFAQNSKTKKADQYYDRLQYTDAAEAYQKLLKKGEGSTYVFERLGNSYFFINDTKKAETYYKRVIKKKDVDPETVYNYAQSLKANGKFGEYNTYMKQFAAMKPNDSRAVAFMKNPDYLPEIVDENSQKYAATNLDALNSKYSDFGGMVVGNDFYFTSARNTSRKKYGWNEEPFLDIYKASMVGGVEKNELLLNGDVNTKYHESTVAITADGKRMYFDRNDYYNGKYKKDEEGINQLNIYYAENVNGEWKDIKPVPFNDHQYSNSHPALSPDGSTLYFTSDRPGGKGKADIYKVSIAKDGTFGTPINLGDNINTEGKEGFPFVDSNGTLYFSSDAHLGMGGLDVFAAEANGDSFGEVKNLGLGVNSSDDDFAYYYSPSTEEGYVSSNRKGGKGSDDIYKIKKLQSCELLVMVVDAETGQALANARLDLFDSKENKLKSQNTDANGKGTLAVACNQAHVVQAFMDGYESNAETIAAQRSGEKNLRIALRPIDDIVEGDMVKLNPILFDFDKHNIKPQAAFELDKLVELMKKNPDMVIKVEGHTDNRGTEAYNMDLSERRARSTVQYVISKGIAKDRISGQGFGESRPAVACAPNCTEAQHQQNRRSEFIIVKR; encoded by the coding sequence ATGAACAAGATATATACAATCCTTTTACTCATAGCGGTAAGCAGTACAATGGCTTTCGCACAAAACAGTAAAACTAAAAAGGCAGATCAATACTACGATCGCCTGCAATATACCGATGCCGCCGAAGCCTATCAAAAGCTTTTGAAAAAAGGCGAAGGCAGCACCTACGTTTTTGAACGTTTGGGAAATAGTTATTTCTTTATAAACGATACCAAAAAAGCCGAAACCTATTACAAAAGAGTAATAAAAAAGAAGGATGTTGATCCTGAAACGGTTTACAACTATGCCCAATCGCTTAAGGCGAATGGTAAGTTTGGCGAGTACAACACGTATATGAAGCAATTCGCAGCAATGAAACCGAACGATTCCAGAGCGGTAGCATTTATGAAGAATCCTGACTATCTGCCTGAAATTGTTGACGAAAATTCTCAAAAGTATGCAGCCACAAATCTTGACGCCTTGAATTCAAAATATTCAGATTTTGGCGGAATGGTCGTTGGCAACGATTTCTATTTTACTTCTGCCAGAAACACTTCCCGCAAAAAATACGGATGGAACGAGGAACCATTTTTGGATATTTACAAAGCCTCCATGGTTGGTGGGGTTGAAAAGAACGAATTGCTGTTAAATGGAGACGTAAATACAAAATACCACGAAAGCACCGTAGCGATAACGGCAGACGGCAAACGCATGTATTTTGACCGCAACGATTACTATAATGGCAAATACAAAAAAGACGAAGAAGGCATAAACCAGTTAAATATCTATTATGCCGAAAACGTGAATGGCGAGTGGAAAGACATTAAGCCTGTACCTTTTAACGATCATCAATACTCAAACAGTCATCCAGCTTTAAGTCCAGACGGAAGCACTCTTTACTTTACCAGCGATCGTCCGGGTGGAAAAGGCAAGGCAGACATTTACAAAGTGTCTATAGCAAAAGATGGTACGTTTGGAACCCCTATAAATTTAGGAGATAACATCAATACCGAAGGAAAGGAAGGCTTTCCTTTTGTGGACTCCAATGGCACACTCTACTTTAGCAGCGATGCGCATTTGGGAATGGGCGGACTGGATGTTTTTGCAGCAGAAGCCAACGGAGATTCTTTTGGTGAAGTTAAAAACCTTGGACTTGGAGTTAACAGTAGTGATGATGATTTTGCATATTATTATAGTCCATCCACAGAGGAAGGTTATGTGTCTTCCAACAGAAAAGGCGGCAAGGGAAGTGATGATATCTATAAAATAAAGAAATTGCAATCCTGCGAACTTCTAGTAATGGTTGTTGACGCCGAAACCGGGCAGGCCTTGGCCAATGCCAGATTGGATCTTTTTGATAGCAAAGAGAATAAATTAAAAAGCCAAAATACTGATGCCAATGGTAAGGGAACCTTAGCCGTTGCCTGCAACCAAGCGCACGTAGTCCAGGCTTTTATGGATGGATATGAAAGCAATGCCGAAACTATTGCTGCACAGCGCAGTGGAGAGAAAAATTTACGCATTGCCCTTCGCCCAATTGACGATATCGTAGAAGGCGATATGGTAAAGTTGAACCCAATTCTTTTCGATTTCGACAAGCATAACATCAAGCCACAAGCAGCTTTCGAGCTTGACAAATTGGTAGAATTGATGAAGAAGAATCCTGACATGGTAATTAAAGTGGAAGGCCATACCGATAATCGCGGTACTGAAGCTTATAATATGGACCTCTCTGAAAGACGTGCCAGAAGCACTGTGCAGTATGTGATTTCAAAAGGAATTGCCAAGGATCGTATCAGCGGCCAAGGATTTGGCGAAAGTCGTCCCGCAGTAGCCTGTGCCCCTAACTGTACCGAAGCACAACACCAACAGAACAGACGTTCAGAATTTATTATTGTAAAGCGATAG
- a CDS encoding DUF5689 domain-containing protein, with protein sequence MKRLPNIKLIPFLFFLGMIATSCVQDDDYNVPEINVEEPNVDVNTTITAVKEMYGGFEPVKVEAGPDSTEPLYIEAYVVSSDESGNYYKQLIIQDKPENPTAGLSISTNATDLYTKYGPGRKIYFRVDGLYIGEYAGLPTIGTQDGDEVGRIEIEDFESRIMRSTESVELVPTVIGVAEASNPARLNTLVKFEGVQFPEGVAGVEAYGNLDNTFGVNRTVENCDGQTVLLRTSGFADFKNMTLPEGNGTLTAILSIFNSDYQLFIRDTDDVQMDGERCSNGGPGDALELPFSENFEGQTAGTGMNVNISGWTNVNVNGGTRLYEVREYNSNKYAQTSAYNSNENPYEVWLVTPGLILPSGSNPTLTFETNDGFYNGAALTVKISTDFTGDVTTATWTNLNATISNGNTGGYGDEFTPSGDVDLSAYAGQVVYIAYQYEGASNGTTTTYQIDNVSVVE encoded by the coding sequence ATGAAAAGATTACCGAACATCAAACTTATACCTTTCCTATTTTTCTTAGGAATGATTGCTACTTCCTGTGTGCAGGATGATGACTATAACGTGCCAGAGATTAATGTAGAAGAACCAAACGTTGACGTAAACACCACCATTACTGCCGTTAAAGAAATGTATGGTGGTTTTGAGCCTGTAAAAGTTGAAGCAGGGCCAGATTCTACAGAGCCGCTATATATTGAAGCTTATGTAGTTTCCAGCGATGAGTCTGGTAATTATTACAAGCAACTTATCATTCAGGATAAACCTGAAAACCCAACAGCTGGCCTTTCAATTTCTACAAATGCAACTGACCTCTACACTAAATATGGCCCGGGCCGTAAAATCTACTTCCGCGTAGATGGATTGTATATTGGTGAATATGCTGGTTTGCCTACTATCGGTACTCAAGATGGGGATGAGGTTGGCCGTATAGAGATTGAAGATTTTGAAAGCCGTATCATGCGTTCTACCGAAAGTGTTGAATTGGTTCCTACGGTTATAGGAGTGGCGGAAGCATCAAACCCTGCAAGATTGAATACATTAGTTAAGTTTGAAGGTGTTCAGTTTCCTGAGGGTGTAGCGGGTGTGGAGGCGTACGGAAACCTAGACAATACTTTTGGCGTAAATAGAACCGTAGAAAACTGTGATGGCCAGACTGTTTTATTAAGAACAAGTGGTTTTGCGGATTTCAAAAACATGACTTTACCTGAAGGCAATGGTACCCTAACTGCTATTTTAAGCATTTTCAACAGCGATTATCAATTGTTTATCCGCGATACAGATGATGTGCAGATGGACGGAGAGCGTTGCAGCAACGGTGGTCCCGGCGATGCTTTGGAATTGCCGTTTTCAGAAAACTTTGAAGGGCAAACTGCCGGTACCGGTATGAATGTAAACATCTCAGGATGGACCAACGTAAACGTAAATGGCGGCACACGTCTTTATGAAGTACGTGAATATAATTCGAATAAGTATGCGCAGACATCAGCTTACAACTCAAATGAAAACCCATATGAAGTTTGGTTAGTTACACCAGGCCTTATTTTGCCTAGCGGTTCTAATCCGACCCTTACTTTTGAAACCAATGATGGTTTTTATAACGGCGCTGCACTTACAGTGAAGATATCAACTGATTTTACAGGGGATGTTACAACAGCAACTTGGACAAACTTGAATGCAACCATTTCCAATGGAAACACAGGCGGTTATGGTGATGAGTTTACACCATCGGGGGATGTTGATCTTTCAGCGTATGCAGGTCAAGTAGTTTATATTGCTTACCAATATGAAGGTGCATCAAACGGAACCACTACTACGTACCAAATAGACAACGTTTCTGTAGTGGAATAA
- a CDS encoding TonB-dependent receptor gives MNKFIFTFIVFFSGFTMFAQETVISGRVIDTNSSEQIPDVEVSILNSIFSTTTDAEGFFSFSQESLPQGEQVLVLSKSGYVTLRIPVTIQNDAPVALESILMEVDLSAIEAQIGVISLSDNELDEDEGTSYNVSGLLQASRDVFLNAASYDFSATFFRPRGYDSEDGKVLINGLEMNKLYNGRPQWSNWGGLNDAQRNQMFSMGTSANEYNFGHLAGTTNIIMRASQYRKGGRISYATSNRSYRGRVMGSYNSGLLPSGWAYSVLLSRRFGEEGFNDGTLYDANSFFASVEKKLNDSHSLNLTAFYTPNRRGKSSPNTQEVYDLKGTQYNAYWGEQDGEIRNSRIREIEEPVIMLNHFWDISEKTQLNTNVGYQFGKTGNSRLGYDNAPNPDPTYYQKLPSYFLADPTGANYEGAYQAYSNFVNDGQIDWQNIYETNIFYGGTSRYYLYEDRNDDKQLSANTILNSQLTDHIALTASFNYRNLNSSNFANMIDLLGGNGYLDVDTFNFGDESQSDLNNPDRVVGEEDKFKYNFELDATDYHGFVQGQFTYSKVDFYLAGKLGKTTYQRNGLYRNGNFPDNSFGKSEALDFTTYGGKAGATYKISGRHILEVNGAYFTDAPALRNSFSNSRQNNNTVIGLTEEKNMSIDGSYIFRSPIVKARLTGYYTLMQDASEISFYYADGISVPGINSTTAFVQEVLTNIDKKNVGAEFGIEAQVTPTIKLKGAAAYGQNTYDNNPDLYITSDDFDNVVSFGKSYLENYKVAGGPQQAYQIGFEYRDPDFWWFGATTNYFNNAYIDVSPLTRTSNFYLDTDGQPLNDYDPAVARELLKQEKFDDYMLVNVVGGKSWKIKDYFVGFFASINNIFDEKYKTGGFEQGRSANYRTLSEDTANDTRVFGPKYWYGYGTTYYLNLYVRF, from the coding sequence ATGAACAAATTCATTTTTACTTTCATCGTTTTCTTTTCGGGATTTACAATGTTTGCCCAAGAAACCGTTATTTCTGGAAGAGTGATAGACACCAACTCCAGTGAACAAATACCAGATGTAGAAGTCAGTATTTTAAACAGTATTTTCAGTACCACAACAGATGCTGAAGGATTTTTTTCTTTTTCACAGGAAAGCCTTCCACAGGGCGAACAAGTTTTGGTATTGTCAAAATCAGGCTATGTTACCTTAAGAATTCCTGTAACTATCCAAAATGATGCTCCCGTAGCTTTAGAATCCATTTTGATGGAAGTGGATCTATCTGCCATTGAAGCTCAAATTGGGGTAATAAGTCTTTCTGACAATGAATTGGATGAAGACGAGGGAACTTCTTACAATGTTTCAGGCTTGCTTCAAGCATCAAGAGATGTTTTCTTGAATGCTGCTTCGTATGATTTTAGCGCAACCTTTTTCAGACCACGAGGTTATGATTCTGAAGATGGAAAAGTGCTTATCAATGGTTTGGAAATGAACAAGCTTTATAACGGAAGGCCACAATGGTCTAACTGGGGAGGCCTTAACGATGCCCAGCGCAACCAAATGTTTTCGATGGGTACTTCTGCAAATGAGTATAACTTTGGCCACCTTGCAGGTACTACCAATATTATTATGAGAGCGTCGCAATACCGAAAAGGAGGGCGCATCTCTTATGCTACAAGTAACAGAAGTTACCGTGGCAGGGTTATGGGCTCCTATAACAGTGGGTTGTTGCCAAGCGGTTGGGCCTATTCTGTGCTATTGTCAAGACGTTTTGGCGAAGAAGGATTTAATGACGGTACTTTGTACGATGCCAATTCATTTTTTGCGTCAGTAGAAAAAAAATTGAACGACTCCCACAGTCTTAACCTTACAGCATTCTATACACCGAACCGAAGAGGTAAATCTTCGCCCAACACCCAAGAGGTATACGACCTTAAAGGAACACAATACAATGCATATTGGGGTGAGCAGGATGGCGAAATTCGCAACTCGCGTATTAGGGAAATTGAAGAGCCTGTTATTATGTTGAACCACTTCTGGGATATTTCCGAAAAAACACAACTTAATACCAATGTGGGCTATCAATTTGGAAAAACCGGTAACAGCCGTTTAGGTTACGACAATGCGCCAAACCCAGACCCTACTTATTACCAGAAATTACCAAGTTACTTTTTGGCAGACCCAACGGGCGCCAATTATGAAGGAGCCTACCAAGCTTATTCAAACTTTGTGAACGATGGCCAAATAGACTGGCAGAATATCTATGAAACAAATATTTTTTACGGAGGGACTTCAAGATACTATCTGTATGAAGACCGAAATGATGATAAGCAACTTTCCGCAAATACTATTTTGAACTCGCAGTTGACAGACCACATTGCCTTAACTGCTTCTTTTAATTATAGAAACCTTAACTCAAGCAACTTTGCCAATATGATAGATTTACTGGGAGGCAATGGTTATTTGGATGTTGATACCTTCAACTTTGGCGATGAGTCACAAAGCGATTTGAACAATCCAGACCGCGTTGTTGGTGAAGAAGATAAATTCAAATACAACTTTGAGCTTGACGCTACAGACTATCACGGTTTTGTGCAAGGCCAGTTCACCTATTCCAAAGTAGATTTTTACTTGGCAGGAAAACTAGGAAAAACCACATACCAAAGAAATGGCTTGTACCGCAATGGAAACTTCCCAGACAATTCTTTTGGTAAAAGTGAAGCATTGGATTTTACTACCTATGGCGGAAAAGCAGGAGCTACCTATAAAATATCCGGAAGACACATTTTGGAAGTAAACGGTGCATATTTTACCGATGCGCCTGCACTTAGAAATTCCTTTTCCAACTCACGCCAGAACAACAATACTGTTATTGGTTTAACTGAAGAAAAGAACATGAGCATTGACGGGAGTTACATTTTCCGTTCGCCAATCGTGAAAGCACGTTTAACCGGTTACTACACTTTAATGCAGGATGCTTCTGAAATTTCCTTCTATTATGCCGACGGTATTTCAGTTCCCGGAATTAATTCAACCACTGCATTTGTACAAGAGGTTTTGACTAATATTGATAAAAAGAACGTGGGAGCTGAATTTGGTATCGAAGCGCAAGTTACCCCTACCATTAAGCTAAAAGGTGCCGCAGCTTATGGACAGAATACGTATGACAATAACCCAGACCTCTATATAACCTCTGATGATTTTGACAACGTTGTAAGCTTTGGAAAATCATATTTGGAAAACTATAAAGTTGCTGGCGGTCCCCAGCAGGCTTATCAAATAGGCTTTGAATACCGCGACCCAGACTTCTGGTGGTTTGGCGCAACGACCAATTATTTTAACAATGCATATATAGATGTGTCACCACTTACTAGGACATCAAATTTTTATTTGGACACAGACGGACAGCCTCTTAATGATTACGACCCAGCAGTAGCAAGAGAATTGCTAAAGCAGGAAAAGTTTGACGACTATATGTTGGTAAACGTGGTGGGCGGAAAGTCTTGGAAAATAAAAGATTATTTTGTTGGCTTCTTTGCAAGTATCAACAATATTTTCGACGAAAAATACAAAACTGGTGGTTTTGAACAAGGAAGAAGTGCAAACTACAGAACCCTTTCTGAAGACACCGCAAACGATACCCGTGTATTTGGACCAAAATACTGGTACGGATACGGAACTACCTATTACCTTAACCTTTACGTAAGATTTTAA
- a CDS encoding endonuclease/exonuclease/phosphatase family protein, with the protein MKLSLWFFTLTVLTFTASFGQNEKQYKVNTIAFYNVENLFDYEDDPLIFDDDRTPQGKDHWTQEIYEAKLANMAKVISEIGEDVTGTSPAIIGVSEIENRRVLEDLLNQEPLVKKDYGIVHFDSPDRRGIDVALLYQKKLFTPTNYKAYELIIYDDQDRSKRIYTRDQLLVSGMLDGEKIHVIVNHWPSRSGGEARSRPKRIKAAELNKQIMDSLFSEDPYAKIITMGDLNDDPTNESVKEVLKAKNDRENMKIKELYNPMEDMFKQGLGTLAYRDGWNLFDQIIISTELAKKDYSSYRFYKAGIFNKSYLATPRGQYKGYPFRSFVNGYTGGYSDHFPVFIYLIKEKN; encoded by the coding sequence ATGAAATTATCCCTTTGGTTTTTTACCTTAACAGTGCTAACATTTACCGCATCCTTTGGGCAAAATGAAAAGCAATACAAAGTAAACACTATCGCCTTTTACAATGTTGAAAACCTTTTTGACTATGAGGACGATCCACTTATCTTTGACGACGACCGAACACCGCAAGGAAAAGATCATTGGACCCAGGAGATTTATGAAGCAAAATTGGCCAATATGGCTAAAGTAATTTCAGAAATCGGTGAAGATGTTACAGGAACTTCTCCCGCAATCATTGGCGTTAGCGAAATAGAAAATCGGCGCGTACTGGAAGATCTTTTAAACCAGGAACCCTTGGTAAAAAAAGATTACGGCATTGTACATTTCGACAGTCCAGACCGTCGTGGGATTGATGTTGCGCTGTTATATCAGAAAAAACTTTTTACCCCTACCAATTACAAAGCCTACGAACTTATAATCTATGACGATCAAGACCGCAGCAAACGTATTTATACCAGAGACCAATTATTGGTGAGCGGTATGCTGGACGGTGAAAAAATCCACGTTATCGTTAACCACTGGCCCTCGCGAAGTGGTGGCGAAGCACGCAGCAGACCCAAGCGTATAAAAGCTGCAGAACTTAACAAACAAATAATGGATTCCTTATTTAGTGAAGACCCTTATGCAAAAATTATTACCATGGGCGATTTAAATGATGATCCAACCAATGAAAGTGTAAAGGAGGTTTTAAAAGCCAAAAATGATCGTGAAAACATGAAAATAAAAGAGCTTTACAATCCAATGGAAGATATGTTTAAACAAGGATTGGGCACCTTGGCCTATCGGGACGGCTGGAACCTGTTTGACCAAATTATAATCTCTACTGAATTAGCAAAAAAAGATTATTCAAGCTATCGTTTTTACAAGGCGGGAATTTTCAATAAGAGCTATTTGGCTACTCCCAGGGGGCAATACAAAGGGTATCCTTTCAGAAGTTTTGTAAATGGATACACGGGTGGTTACAGCGATCACTTTCCCGTGTTTATATATCTTATTAAGGAGAAAAATTAG
- a CDS encoding COX15/CtaA family protein, whose amino-acid sequence MYTTIQFIHSYWAYLVLLIVLLATINALAGFFSKREYGAKDFRVSLFALIVTHIQVLIGLVLYFVSPLGLQNITNSGMGVVMKDSTARLYAVEHPLIMILTVVFITIGYSKHKKKLLSNGKFKTLAIFYTIALVLMLSRIPWNEWF is encoded by the coding sequence ATGTACACAACCATTCAATTTATTCATTCTTATTGGGCTTATTTAGTGCTCCTTATTGTTTTGCTTGCAACCATCAACGCGTTGGCAGGATTTTTTTCAAAAAGAGAATACGGTGCCAAAGACTTTAGAGTTTCACTCTTTGCGCTCATCGTTACACATATTCAGGTACTTATAGGCTTGGTGCTATATTTTGTTTCTCCGTTGGGTTTACAGAATATTACTAATTCGGGAATGGGGGTTGTAATGAAAGATTCTACCGCTCGGCTATATGCTGTGGAACATCCTTTGATAATGATTTTGACTGTGGTTTTTATAACCATTGGGTATTCAAAGCATAAAAAGAAATTGCTTTCCAACGGAAAATTTAAGACTCTAGCGATATTTTATACCATTGCACTGGTTTTAATGTTAAGCAGAATTCCGTGGAATGAGTGGTTTTAA